The genomic stretch CTATTAGGAACAATAATATTCAAAACTTTATCACTGATTATCGCTTCTTTTTCCACGTTCTGACCTTTTATACTTTTAATCGGATTTAATTTTAAGTAATTAAAATCAATTTCTACGCTATTACCCTCAGGTGAGTTTATTTCAGAGTCCTTTTTCAAATAAGTTTCATAGAAAAAAGTATTAGTTTCACTTCGCTGAAAATTATTCGAATACATTAAAAACATCTCTTTCTTAGATGTACCTTCTTCATAAAAAGCACTTAAATTGTTGTTTAGCTCTTTATCAGCTTTTAAGTTATCTTGAATCCCCTCAGGTAAAACCCCTACTTTTACTTTAAAAATGTCCTTTGTAGCTTCCCATACATCAATATTAGCTAGTCTTGTATTTAATGTCTGAAGTGATTGATAAGAAGCAATAAAAGTACCTATAAATAAGCAGAGCAGCACAAATTTAATAACTAGATTGATTGCCAAATGCTGTCTTGATGATTGCATACGCTGGTCTGATTTTGCTTGATCAATTTTCTTTATTCTAAGTAATCCAAAGAAATACATTGGAAACAGAATAAAAATAAATAAAAGTACATTAAATAAAAGCAACTTCCACACTATCTCCACTAAGTACGTGGCTAGCCCATTTGCTAAAACAATACTAACAAAAGTTATCAGAATTGCTAACACACTAAACAAAGTAAATATTATAGTTTTATTGAACAAAGACATTAATGTAACTAATTCAGAATTCCCCCATATACGATTAACTAATAACCGTTGTTTAGAGTATCTTAAATAGTAATATGTAAAAACAAACAAAATAGCAAAACACAAAAGCAAAGTCATAAGTAACGGGATATTAATATATTTCCACCAGCTCACATCAACACTTTTCGTAGTTATTTCCCCGTACTGTTCAAATTCCTTTAAAAAAGCCTGATACGTATCCTGGTTATCTAAGCCGCTTACATAAAAAGTATCACTTAGACCCACATTTTTAATCTGTCCAAAGTCATAAACCTTTAAAGACCAATACTTAGAAGGATGATAAATCACACCCGATTGTTTTTCATCGCCACTTTCCCGATTCACCAAAAACCGATTTTTATCGGGATAATCTCCTTTTTCAAGCTTTATATTTGGTGAATACTGGGGATTAGAGGCATAAATATTCAAATCGCGTTCATCTAAAAATGTATACTGCGCTATGTTAATATTGTTCGCTTCTGAAAATTGCTTTATAGAATTATTAACTTCTAAAACCTGAAAGTCATCTTTATATTTAAACTGCACTTCTGTCTGGTCTTTAAAAAGAAAATCACGCGACAAAGTATTACTAATAAAAGTAAAAAACATTATATTACCAATGACAAGTGTTACTAATATGATAATGGAAAGAAATTTTTTCATTAAATCATCCTTAGTTTAACTATAAAGCTAAGAAACATAATAATTTCTTAGCTTTATAGGAATTATTTTGTAGCCCAATTAGCTTTATTACCCCATAGCGATGATTTAATCCAAACACTTGCTAGATTGCTCTTTGGTTCCCACCTACTTCTTACTGTCGTCCTGAAATTAGAGGCACTTGATCTATGCATTTTTTTATAATGCTGATAATTTGAATAATGTCTATCTTGTCCCCATGTAACCCAGAAAGTACCGCCTCCAGCTGATTGCGCTGCTTTTAATAGAGGTTTTTTTCCTGTTGTGGTCTCAGAAAAAATCACTTTTTCACCTGTTTTATTTGCGCTCATTAGTGAATCTAAGCTAGTCTCTCCTTCATTTAGATTTTGAGCAGCTAAGGCGCCCATCGGTGATAACACTGTAGGCAATGCTATCGCTAAAACACATACTTTTCTCTTCATTGTATTCTCCCCCTCTTTCCAATTAATAGTTATATTGCATAACCAAATAAACAGGTTAGAATATATCCTTCCCTATGAAACCTCCAAATTTTTACTTTTATAATATTCCAACTATTCCCAATGTAACACAAAAAAGTAATGTATAACCAAAATGTAATGAACGACTCCATTCTTATCCTAAATAGCTAAAGTTATAGTGTCTTAGTGCATTTTCTACACATATCGTGTTACAAAAACTCCATTTTCAGAATAAAAAAGCGCTAGACAGCTCATTATACATGTTTCTATTCAGCCTCAAGCTTGATAGTCACAAAAGTTTCATATACCAGCTTAACTTAACCACATATATTTGAACTTGTTCACTTAAATGCTGAATTCAAGTAAATATCAGTGTATATTTATTCAATCGTCCACCAACACTTTATCTTTCCACCCATTTATACTACAATAAACTTTAACGAAAAAACGGAACCTTCTCCGTTTAAAATAG from Listeria monocytogenes ATCC 19117 encodes the following:
- a CDS encoding bacteriocin-associated integral membrane family protein translates to MKKFLSIIILVTLVIGNIMFFTFISNTLSRDFLFKDQTEVQFKYKDDFQVLEVNNSIKQFSEANNINIAQYTFLDERDLNIYASNPQYSPNIKLEKGDYPDKNRFLVNRESGDEKQSGVIYHPSKYWSLKVYDFGQIKNVGLSDTFYVSGLDNQDTYQAFLKEFEQYGEITTKSVDVSWWKYINIPLLMTLLLCFAILFVFTYYYLRYSKQRLLVNRIWGNSELVTLMSLFNKTIIFTLFSVLAILITFVSIVLANGLATYLVEIVWKLLLFNVLLFIFILFPMYFFGLLRIKKIDQAKSDQRMQSSRQHLAINLVIKFVLLCLFIGTFIASYQSLQTLNTRLANIDVWEATKDIFKVKVGVLPEGIQDNLKADKELNNNLSAFYEEGTSKKEMFLMYSNNFQRSETNTFFYETYLKKDSEINSPEGNSVEIDFNYLKLNPIKSIKGQNVEKEAIISDKVLNIIVPNSKKGLEKDIKNTFLDYFYFQKVEVANIYNKALDLPAVALSKEDLSVNIIYAENNQDYFSYDSNTGDFRTGNITDPIAIVYTGNIDSSSIGAHVTSSVYFIDKSNGDAFNAILPLISNSNAREITHVRSVYQEVSSEITTLKWQIYQQLIGTIILALCLCSFMVLLVLSYYGENLYKQLIYHVFGYSFWKSSKWFSISNLFVSVFSGILIFILSKEPVALYFSVVILIIELCAIYFIKEKAIYKDFKAILKGEKYD
- a CDS encoding lactococcin 972 family bacteriocin, coding for MKRKVCVLAIALPTVLSPMGALAAQNLNEGETSLDSLMSANKTGEKVIFSETTTGKKPLLKAAQSAGGGTFWVTWGQDRHYSNYQHYKKMHRSSASNFRTTVRSRWEPKSNLASVWIKSSLWGNKANWATK